The following proteins come from a genomic window of Anopheles ziemanni chromosome 3, idAnoZiCoDA_A2_x.2, whole genome shotgun sequence:
- the LOC131287206 gene encoding uncharacterized protein LOC131287206, which yields MLHKIALVTVLAAFACQQLVLSTKVAEVPEAVKQVLGPRADGNLLLEFDSLFNRLHYDVDYKLRVLRMNQSLAIKNLNAQFISRFGIVITDIQTEKLRVKDLILQHALEIGDTQNPCIVAQNDEALRQATQAAADISLAAELAYADMATASRVFFYPQVQAFQNSSTDLQSAVVEKLSRSNIVTDLDIVLAELAYQYEAEENKVERVIAGIEQELANFQEVVNNVRRDIWAMSDTIGRNFVFNMGLLLEEALQCS from the exons ATGTTGCATAAAATTGCACTCGTAACCGTTTTGGCGGCCTTTGCCTGCCAACAG CTCGTCCTGTCGACGAAGGTAGCCGAAGTGCCGGAAGCCGTGAAGCAGGTACTCGGCCCGCGGGCCGACGGAAACCTGCTGCTCGAGTTCGACAGTCTCTTCAACCGGTTGCACTACGACGTCGACTACAAGCTGCGCGTGCTGCGCATGAACCAATCGCTCGCCATTAAGAACCTGAACGCCCAGTTCATCTCGCGCTTCGGCATCGTCATCACGGACATCCAGACGGAGAAGCTGCGTGTCAAGGATCTAATCCTGCAGCATGCGCTCGAGATTGGGGACACGCAGAACCCGTGCATCGTGGCGCAGAACGACGAGGCACTCCGACAGGCGACGCAAGCTGCCGCCGACATAAGCCTCGCGGCCGAGCTGGCGTACGCCGACATGGCGACCGCCTCCCGAGTGTTCTTCTACCCGCAGGTGCAAGCGTTCCAGAACAGCTCGACCGACCTGCAGAGTGCTGTCGTGGAGAAGCTGAGCCGCTCGAACATCGTCACCGACCTGGACATTGTGCTGGCCGAGCTGGCGTACCAGTACGAGGCTGAAGAGAACAAGGTGGAGCGCGTGATTGCCGGTATCGAGCAGGAGCTGGCAAACTTCCAGGAGGTGGTGAACAACGTTCGCCGGGATATCTGGGCCATGTCGGACACTATAGGGCGTAACTTTGTCTTCAACATGGGTCTCTTGCTCGAGGAAGCGCTGCAATGCTCGTAA
- the LOC131287208 gene encoding uncharacterized protein LOC131287208 — MKSVVVFCVLLAAVSVTAQISMRELAEITEEYRVRFDELHADKDAFIRLARVFIRAELKGLNEATLANLADARNEIDDILTDARADIADAILLPNANEQCLLNLVETVIAEGSRAGDDMSSCAADKIAIKEGLGDEFRTLTNTLQRISTAAAEYTLYTFAIHDSFNDPEDHIDWLERNYANQVAFWDEVARPEAQEDLDNMEINRPILVAENRACLDAAIARLNTAMQNVRIQINGC, encoded by the exons ATGAAGTCCGTGGTTGTCTTTTGCGTTCTTCTGGCTGCCGTG AGTGTCACGGCGCAGATATCGATGCGGGAACTGGCCGAGATCACCGAGGAGTACCGAGTGCGCTTCGACGAGCTGCACGCTGACAAGGATGCGTTCATTCGCCTGGCGAGGGTGTTTATCCGTGCCGAGCTGAAGGGATTGAACGAGGCAACGTTGGCGAACTTGGCCGATGCGCGGAACGAAATCGATGACATTCTGACCGATGCGCGCGCGGACATCGCCGACGCCATCCTGCTACCGAACGCCAACGAGCAGTGCCTGCTGAACCTGGTCGAGACGGTCATTGCCGAGGGTAGCCGGGCGGGTGATGACATGAGCTCGTGCGCCGCCGACAAGATCGCCATCAAGGAAGGTCTCGGCGATGAGTTCCGTACGCTTACCAACACGCTGCAGCGCATTTCGACGGCCGCAGCGGAGTACACGCTCTACACGTTCGCCATTCACGATTCGTTCAACGATCCGGAGGATCACATTGACTGGCTGGAGCGCAACTACGCCAACCAGGTGGCCTTCTGGGATGAGGTGGCCCGCCCGGAGGCGCAGGAAGACCTGGATAACATGGAGATAAACCGTCCCATTCTGGTGGCCGAAAACCGTGCCTGCCTGGACGCTGCCATCGCTCGGCTGAACACGGCCATGCAGAACGTACGAATTCAGATCAACGGCTGCTAG
- the LOC131287207 gene encoding uncharacterized protein LOC131287207, giving the protein MAWNRALFVLIGAFAVLASGAPSKTAVKPRNAELREALEEYRVRFDELHREKDQFLQFARTGLWASVRTMNEQVLEDLGEARNNAEYGFDDVRLEISLLIVEGNHQEQCLLDLVYEIVDEKVRLGDEISACAAGTTESKDSLPESFYEFLNLLQRLSNSIAELTLYSFISQNAVADPERHLEFLEETFVETERTWNDEARPLMQFELDAMEYNRPLIVADNADCLQVVAEAQQSFEDYIREKIPSCL; this is encoded by the exons ATGGCCTGGAATCGTGCGTTGTTCGTGCTTATCGGCGCATTCGCTGTGCTG GCCAGTGGAGCCCCGTCGAAGACGGCCGTCAAGCCACGCAACGCGGAACTTCGGGAAGCCCTCGAGGAGTACCGTGTGCGTTTCGATGAGCTGCACCGCGAGAAGGATCAGTTCCTGCAATTTGCCCGCACCGGCCTGTGGGCTTCGGTGCGCACGATGAACGAGCAAGTCCTGGAGGATCTGGGTGAGGCCCGCAATAACGCCGAGTACGGATTCGACGATGTCCGGCTAGAGATTAGTCTGCTGATCGTCGAGGGTAACCACCAGGAGCAGTGTCTGCTCGATCTGGTGTACGAGATCGTCGACGAGAAAGTTCGTCTCGGCGATGAGATTAGCGCCTGCGCAGCCGGTACCACCGAGAGCAAGGATTCCCTGCCCGAGTCATTCTACGAGTTCCTGAACCTGCTCCAGCGTCTGTCCAACTCGATCGCCGAGCTGACGCTGTACTCGTTCATTAGCCAGAACGCGGTCGCCGATCCCGAGCGGCACCTGGAGTTCCTGGAGGAAACGTTCGTCGAAACGGAGCGTACCTGGAACGATGAAGCACGCCCGCTGATGCAGTTCGAGCTGGACGCCATGGAGTACAACCGCCCGCTGATCGTCGCCGACAATGCCGACTGCCTGCAGGTCGTCGCCGAAGCTCAGCAGAGCTTTGAGGACTACATTCGCGAGAAGATCCCATCGTGTCTGTAA